A window of Verrucomicrobiota bacterium genomic DNA:
CCATGTAACTGCTTACGCCGCCAGCGCCCCCGTGCAACTGCTGCCGCAACCCGCCGTGCAAGCCAGACAATGAGAGCCCGTCTGGATGGGCTGGCCATCCAGGGAAGCCGGTTTGATATCCCACAGGTAAAGCGGGCTCCCGTTCCGGATCTGCATGCCGAGCATTTGATTGAAATCGCAATCGTAAATCTCCCCCTGATATCCGACGCTCAACGTCGTGCGGCACATCAGCCCTTCCACCGTCTGCGGATTGAAACTGTTCGCCAGCAGATCGAGATACTCGTCCCACTTCCCTTGCTGGCGCAGGTCGGCCGCGAAACGCGCGATCGGCTGGTTCGTCAGCGTGAAGAGCCGATGGAACACGATGCCGAACTCCTGCCGCAGCGCTTCCCGGTAATCCGCTTCCAACTCCGCTTGCGGCCCCGGCAATTTCGGGCCGAGCGGGTTATAGACCAGATTCAGCGGCAGGCGCGTCCCGTAGCCAACGGCATTGAGTTTCCTGAGCGCAGAGATGCTTTTCTCGAACACGCCGTTGCCGCGCTGTTTGTTGACGTTCTCCTTCGAGTAGCACGGCAGCGAGGCGATCACTTCGACTTCATTTCGCGCCAGGTATCCGGGCAAATCCGCAAACTCCGGTAATTCGAGAATGGTCAGGTTGTTGCGGTCGATGACGTGGGCGCCGATCGCGCGGCTGGTCTCGACGAAGAACCGGAAATGCTCGCTCAACTCCGGCGCGCCACCGGTCAGATCGACGACGCCCGGGTGATGTTCTGAAATCCATTCGCCGACGCGGCGGGCGGTTTTGGCGTCCATCATTTCCGTCCGCCACGGCGCGGCATCGACGTGGCAATGGCGGCACGCCTGGTTGCACTTCCGTCCCACGTTGATCTGGAGCGTGTGCAACGCCGTTCGCCCAAGCGCCAAACCGTGCGTCTTCAGCTTTTCATCAAAGTGGTTCATTTCCCCGATTGGTCAACCTGATGTTTTGGGCTCTTCAACGCTTCGACGCAGCGGCAGAAACACAAGAATCACCTCGCGCCGCGCCCGGACCCTCCGTCCGTCACGCGCAATCAGCCCCATCTCCGCCAGCGCGTTCAAGTCGCGCTGGACGGTTTTTGGTGTCTTGCCGGCGTATGCTTTCGCCAGCCTTAGAGTCAGTTCTGATATCTTCCCAATCTCCGTCCACTCCTCGCCATCACCCAGATCCAGCGCCAAATGCCGCTGCCGGGTGTCAGACGGGCTGTTCCGGTTTTGAAAACGCTCATGCACAAAATTGCGCCACACGACATCCCACTGTTGCATCCAGATCTTCTCAAGCTGTTCACGCAGGCCGTCCACAAACCCGCGCACCGCGTAGCCGATGAATGGCACGATGTCTCCGCCGGATTTGCTCGTGTAA
This region includes:
- a CDS encoding radical SAM/Cys-rich domain protein gives rise to the protein MNHFDEKLKTHGLALGRTALHTLQINVGRKCNQACRHCHVDAAPWRTEMMDAKTARRVGEWISEHHPGVVDLTGGAPELSEHFRFFVETSRAIGAHVIDRNNLTILELPEFADLPGYLARNEVEVIASLPCYSKENVNKQRGNGVFEKSISALRKLNAVGYGTRLPLNLVYNPLGPKLPGPQAELEADYREALRQEFGIVFHRLFTLTNQPIARFAADLRQQGKWDEYLDLLANSFNPQTVEGLMCRTTLSVGYQGEIYDCDFNQMLGMQIRNGSPLYLWDIKPASLDGQPIQTGSHCLACTAGCGSSCTGALAA